A region from the Drosophila mauritiana strain mau12 chromosome 2L, ASM438214v1, whole genome shotgun sequence genome encodes:
- the LOC117150807 gene encoding uncharacterized protein LOC117150807 isoform X1, which translates to MNVWKAKVLTEVPFGHVLIVSGRVKPHPNKISLDLTDNVNAQNESETVFLKIEANFREGQIIRSMFQPGEGWQQEEISKNWKCDGPKNPLQPGQSFTFRVAVLQRCFEIYVNDQLYGSFEFVKFPKQINYVRTYGDFEKITQFHHRMLFPLVFPRTLMCPDKVAFQSDVPRRYETGTVVAMECIAKGPPTTEFSICFQCNDTGRTVLRFHVNFDRTTVSRSYQREDNSFALSDEETEGEFPFVRGKLFKIAFGLGDRAFLIAVNGQYFTYYNFPGRPFSISTLKCFTNEVGDFAVRSMEYHSDSPLLARVEKLSII; encoded by the exons ATGAACGTCTGGAAAGCAAAGGTCCTAACGGAAGTCCCCTTCGGACACGTCCTCATCGTCAGTGGGCGCGTCAAGCCTCATCCGAATAA GATTTCGCTGGACCTCACGGACAATGTGAACGCGCAGAACGAGAGCGAAACGGTGTTCCTGAAGATCGAGGCCAACTTCCGCGAGGGCCAGATCATCCGCAGCATGTTCCAGCCGGGCGAGGGATGGCAGCAGGAGGAGATCTCGAAGAACTGGAAGTGCGACGGCCCGAAGAACCCGCTGCAGCCGGGCCAGAGCTTCACCTTCCGGGTGGCGGTGCTGCAGCGATGCTTCGAGATCTACGTGAACGACCAGCTGTACGGGTCCTTCGAGTTCGTCAAGTTCCCCAAGCAAATCAACTACGTGCGCACCTACGGCGACTTCGAGAAGATCACCCAGTTCCACCACCGCATGCTCTTTCCGCTCGTCTTCCCCAGAACGCTCATGTGCCCGGACAAGGTGGCCTTCCAGAGCGACGTGCCCAGGCGGTATGAAACCGGTACGGTGGTGGCCATGGAGTGCATCGCCAAGGGCCCGCCGACCACGGAGTTCTCCATCTGCTTCCAGTGCAACGACACCGGGAGGACGGTGCTCCGGTTTCACGTGAACTTCGATCGGACAACCGTGTCACGCAGCTACCAGCGCGAAGACAACAG CTTTGCCTTGAGCGACGAGGAGACCGAGGGCGAATTCCCATTTGTACGCGGAAAGCTTTTCAAGATCGCGTTTGGGCTCGGGGATCGGGCTTTCCTGATCGCCGTCAACGGGCAGTACTTCACCTACTACAACTTTCCCGGACGCCCCTTCTCCATATCCACTCTGAAGTGCTTCACCAACGAAGTGGGCGACTTCGCCGTGCGGAGCATGGAGTATCACTCCGATTCTCCGCTTCTGGCCCGCGTGGAGAAGTTGTCCATCATTTAA
- the LOC117150807 gene encoding uncharacterized protein LOC117150807 isoform X2, translating to MSLVWTWTKAKGVDADRDGDRTSANMPRISLDLTDNVNAQNESETVFLKIEANFREGQIIRSMFQPGEGWQQEEISKNWKCDGPKNPLQPGQSFTFRVAVLQRCFEIYVNDQLYGSFEFVKFPKQINYVRTYGDFEKITQFHHRMLFPLVFPRTLMCPDKVAFQSDVPRRYETGTVVAMECIAKGPPTTEFSICFQCNDTGRTVLRFHVNFDRTTVSRSYQREDNSFALSDEETEGEFPFVRGKLFKIAFGLGDRAFLIAVNGQYFTYYNFPGRPFSISTLKCFTNEVGDFAVRSMEYHSDSPLLARVEKLSII from the exons ATGTCATTGGTTTGGACGTGGACGAAAGCGAAAGGTGTAGACGCAGACAGAGACGGAGACAGAACTTCAGCGAATATGCCAAG GATTTCGCTGGACCTCACGGACAATGTGAACGCGCAGAACGAGAGCGAAACGGTGTTCCTGAAGATCGAGGCCAACTTCCGCGAGGGCCAGATCATCCGCAGCATGTTCCAGCCGGGCGAGGGATGGCAGCAGGAGGAGATCTCGAAGAACTGGAAGTGCGACGGCCCGAAGAACCCGCTGCAGCCGGGCCAGAGCTTCACCTTCCGGGTGGCGGTGCTGCAGCGATGCTTCGAGATCTACGTGAACGACCAGCTGTACGGGTCCTTCGAGTTCGTCAAGTTCCCCAAGCAAATCAACTACGTGCGCACCTACGGCGACTTCGAGAAGATCACCCAGTTCCACCACCGCATGCTCTTTCCGCTCGTCTTCCCCAGAACGCTCATGTGCCCGGACAAGGTGGCCTTCCAGAGCGACGTGCCCAGGCGGTATGAAACCGGTACGGTGGTGGCCATGGAGTGCATCGCCAAGGGCCCGCCGACCACGGAGTTCTCCATCTGCTTCCAGTGCAACGACACCGGGAGGACGGTGCTCCGGTTTCACGTGAACTTCGATCGGACAACCGTGTCACGCAGCTACCAGCGCGAAGACAACAG CTTTGCCTTGAGCGACGAGGAGACCGAGGGCGAATTCCCATTTGTACGCGGAAAGCTTTTCAAGATCGCGTTTGGGCTCGGGGATCGGGCTTTCCTGATCGCCGTCAACGGGCAGTACTTCACCTACTACAACTTTCCCGGACGCCCCTTCTCCATATCCACTCTGAAGTGCTTCACCAACGAAGTGGGCGACTTCGCCGTGCGGAGCATGGAGTATCACTCCGATTCTCCGCTTCTGGCCCGCGTGGAGAAGTTGTCCATCATTTAA
- the LOC117148284 gene encoding WW domain-binding protein 4 has product MTEYWKSNERKFCDFCKCWLSDNKASVAFHESGKRHKMNVAKRITDISRSSEKSERERQKMDAEIRKMEEAAMKSYAQDVHSRGDMTARSINTVMRATASASASGGAHSSAGRSRQVDPMRLEGLSDEEEDQRRVAPGKVTSDAAVPEASLWVEGKSDEGHTYYWNVKTNESVWKPPKEGYLSYEEYERINQLAIDQQEISQAEESLKFRANVDEEVARVNREKMKAFRRTDNPKEKKQKEERRQTFKTEEEAATKEIGQWQTVEVKAPEQPIDWQLPKTDYYIAAPVVSASSEPEPPVKKFKEKTIGGLDEEIAATAPATFKRKFIRKGNSRQRAED; this is encoded by the exons AT GACGGAGTACTGGAAATCAAACGAGCGTAAGTTCTGCGACTTCTGCAAATGCTGGCTGAGCGACAACAAGGCG AGCGTCGCCTTCCACGAGAGTGGCAAGCGGCACAAGATGAATGTGGCCAAGCGGATCACGGACATCAGTCGCAGCAGCGAGAAATCGGAGCGGGAGCGCCAGAAAATGGACGCGGAGATCCGCAAGATGGAGGAGGCGGCCATGAAGTCGTACGCCCAGGATGTCCATTCGCGGGGCGACATGACTGCCAGGTCCATCAACACGGTGATGAGGGCCACCGCCTCCGCTTCCGCCTCAGGCGGAGCTCACTCCTCGGCCGGAAGATCGCGCCAAGTGGACCCCATGCGCCTGGAAGGACTGTCCGACGAAGAAGAGGACCAGCGGCGGGTGGCTCCCGGCAAGGTGACCAGCGATGCAGCCGTGCCCGAGGCATCCCTCTGGGTGGAGGGCAAGTCGGACGAGGGACACACCTACTACTGGAACGTGAAGACCAATGAATCCGTGTGGAAACCGCCAAAGGAGGGCTATCTGTCCTACGAGGAGTACGAGCGCATCAACCAGCTGGCCATCGACCAGCAGGAGATCTCCCAGGCCGAGGAATCGCTCAAGTTCCGCGCCAATGTCGACGAGGAAGTGGCGAGGGTGAATCGAGAGAAGATGAAAGCCTTCCGCAGGACGGACAATCCCAAGGAAAAGAAGCAGAAGGAGGAGAGGCGTCAGACATTCAAaacggaggaggaggcggccACCAAGGAGATTGGGCAGTGGCAAACTGTGGAAGTGAA AGCACCTGAGCAGCCCATCGACTGGCAGCTACCCAAAACGGATTACTACATTGCTGCGCCTGTGGTTTCCGCCTCGAGTGAACCAGAACCTCCAGTCAAGAAGTTCAAGGAGAAGACGATAGGCGGTCTGGATGAGGAGATAGCGGCCACTGCGCCCGCCACCTTCAAGCGGAAATTCATCAGGAAAGGAAACAGCCGCCAGCGCGCCGAGGATTAG
- the LOC117145326 gene encoding uncharacterized protein LOC117145326: MDLIKEINDKYMALEAEIDQKLEKVQAEELKLERQNEQLAETSICAPAPKVLSYEDALLRNTNTLKALEIAKARLRSRSTYSPVEKLLQQALQNYRRELESLQDAEDRRKDQENPENQEEGEEEENLYDLVMQNVMEAKRQQTDL; this comes from the exons ATGGACCTAATCAAGGAGATCAACGACAAATACATGGCGCTCGAGGCGGAGATCGACCAGAAACTGGAGAAAGT GCAAGCCGAGGAACTAAAGCTGGAACGGCAGAACGAGCAGCTGGCCGAGACTTCAATCTGTGCACCTGCTCCCAAGGTTCTGTCCTACGAAGACGCTCTCCTGCGGAACACCAACACCCTGAAG GCTCTGGAAATAGCCAAGGCCCGTTTGAGATCGCGTTCCACGTACTCCCCCGTCGAGAAACTCCTCCAACAAGCCCTGCAGAACTACCGACGGGAGCTGGAGAGTCTGCAGGACGCAGAGGATAGGCGCAAGGATCAGGAGAACCCAGAAAACCAGGAGGagggggaggaggaggaaaacCTCTATGATCTGGTCATGCAGAATGTGATGGAGGCCAAGCGGCAACAGACCGATCTATAA
- the LOC117148290 gene encoding probable serine hydrolase, which yields MGQTRVAATTAAQSPAAELSPETNGQAEEPLQLLGEDSWEEFSIAVPWGTVEAKWWGSKERQPIIALHGWQDNCGSFDRLCPLLPADTSILAIDLPGHGKSSHYPMGMQYFIFWDGICLIRRIVRKYNWKNVTLLGHSLGGALTFMYAASFPTEVEKLINIDIAGPTVRSTQRMAEGTGRALDKFLDYETLPESKQPCYSYDEMIKLVLDAYDGSVDEPSVRVLMNRGMRHNPSKDGYLFARDLRLKVSLLGMFTAEQTLAYARQIRCRVLNIRGIPGMKFETPQVYADVIATLRENAAKVVYVEVPGTHHLHLVTPDRVAPHINRFLKEA from the exons ATGGGCCAGACACGcgtggcagcaacaacagcggcgCAATCTCCCGCGGCGGAACTTTCGCCAGAAACAA ATGGCCAGGCGGAGGAGCCCCTGCAGCTGCTGGGCGAGGACAGCTGGGAGGAGTTCTCCATCGCCGTGCCCTGGGGCACCGTTGAGG CCAAGTGGTGGGGCTCGAAGGAGAGGCAGCCCATCATCGCCCTGCACGGCTGGCAGGACAACTGCGGCAGCTTCGACAGGCTGTGCCCCCTGCTACCGGCGGACACCTCCATCCTGGCCATCGATCTGCCCGGGCACGGCAAGTCGTCGCACTATCCGATGGGCATGCAGTACTTCATCTTCTGGGACGGCATATGCCTGATTCGCCGGATAGTCCGCAAGTACAACTGGAAGAACGTCACTCTGCTAGGCCACTCGCTGGGCGGAGCTCTGACCTTCATGTACGCGGCCAGCTTTCCCACGGAGGTGGAGAAACTGATCAACATCGATATCGCGGGTCCCACGGTGCGCAGCACCCAGCGGATGGCGGAGGGCACTGGCAGGGCGCTGGACAAGTTCCTGGACTACGAAACCCTGCCGGAGAGCAAGCAGCCCTGCTACTCGTACGACGAGATGATCAAACTGGTGCTGGACGCGTACGATGGCTCCGTGGATGAGCCTTCGGTTCGGGTGCTGATGAACAGGGGAATGAGGCACAATCCGAGCAAGGATGGCTACCTCTTTGCCAGGGATCTGCGGCTGAAGGTAAGCCTGCTGGGCATGTTCACCGCCGAGCAGACGTTGGCCTACGCGCGCCAGATTCGCTGTCGCGTGCTCAACATTCGGGGCATTCCCGGCATGAAGTTCGAGACGCCACAGGTGTATGCGGATGTGATTGCCACGCTGCGGGAGAATGCCGCGAAGGTGGTCTACGTTGAGGTGCCCGGCACCCATCATCTTCACCTGGTCACCCCGGATCGAGTGGCGCCCCACATCAACCGATTCCTGAAGGAGGCGTGA